In Brassica rapa cultivar Chiifu-401-42 chromosome A06, CAAS_Brap_v3.01, whole genome shotgun sequence, a single window of DNA contains:
- the LOC103874517 gene encoding ATP-dependent DNA helicase Q-like SIM isoform X3, whose amino-acid sequence MEELDSSSVEVVMKLVEMGFAKLDALEAVKAVGKSCGDAVEYLLKRTGGFSSASSLCSAKNNSNKTLGKRSLPSSFASGSMRQSSLLDHFGSVDKNKKKCVSFGTAVVSDPSEEMRKSPPLVFTESSGCSEGSSTWEISVNSILRNRFGISSLKSFQREALSTWVAHKDCLVLAATGSGKSLCFQIPALLTGKVVVVISPLISLMHDQCLKLSTHKVSACFLGSGQLDNRIEQKAMQGMYQIIYVCPETVIRLIKPLQKLAKTHGIALFAIDEAHCVSKWGHDFRPDYRKLSMLRENFCASSLAFLEYDVPIMALTATATAHVQEDILDSLHLSKETKTVLTSFFRPNLQFSVKHSRTKSAASYAKDFQNLIDLYSGKRKATGKKLAVISQGSEGQSDFGYHDAENIHETDNDDDDEEDPENSVAKQNSSNGKEMSEEYLEDETDIFQSVDDWDVACGEFCAMSPCDVLDIPDPSGKQTPDESGHNHSNKAKNLEGPTIIYVPTRKESVNVAKYLSGIGLKAAAYNAKLPKKHLRQVHQEFHEDKLQVVVATIAFGMGIDKKNVRKIIHYGWPQSLEAYYQEAGRAGRDGELAECVLYANLSRVPTLLPSRRSKEQTEQAYKMLSDCFRYGMNTSQCRAKILVEYFGEDFTSKKCNLCDVCTKGPPEQVNVREEANLLFQLQAENSSEHASCQDYGLGNSKQKKLSDKPNLFFFINRIREQSKKFMEIDRLWWKGLARIMEAEGYIKEMDNKSRRVEIAFIEPTEKGRKQLALEDDKPLYVYPEADMLVSLRQRRTYSGFSSWGKGWADPEIRRQRLETMKRPRERKPRRERSRQQQRPLKFQKNVPRKSKE is encoded by the exons ATGGAAGAGCTAGATTCGTCTTCTGTCGAGGTTGTGATGAAGCTTGTCGAAATGGGTTTTGCAAAACTGGATGCTTTGGAAGCTGTAAAAGCTGTAGGGAAGTCATGTGGTGACGCTGTTGAGTATCTTCTGAAGAGAACTGGTGGATTCTCTTCTGCTAGTTCACTATGTTCTGCAAAGAATAATAGTAACAAGACCCTTGGCAAGAGATCTTTGCCGTCTTCGTTTGCCTCCGGTTCAATGCGGCAATCGAGTCTCCTTGACCATTTTGGATCCGTGGATAAGAACAAGAAGAAATGCGTCAGCTTTGGGACTGCAGTAGTGTCTGATCCTTCAGAAGAGATGAGAAAGTCTCCTCCTTTGGTGTTTACTGAGTCAAGTGGTTGCTCAGAGGGTTCGTCAACTTGGGAGATAAGTGTTAATTCTATACTACGGAACCGGTTTGGTATTTCGTCCCTGAAAAGTTTCCAAAGGGAGGCTTTGTCAACGTGGGTTGCTCACAAGGACTGTCTTGTTCTAGCTGCAACAGGATCTG GAAAATCTCTTTGCTTTCAGATTCCTGCATTACTGACTGGAAAAGTTGTTGTCGTGATCTCGCCTTTGATAAGCCTGATGCATGATCAGTGCCTTAAGCTGTCAACGCACAAAGTCTCTGCTTGTTTTCTTGGTTCAGGCCAGCTTGATAATCGTATAGAACAGAAGGCAATGCAGGGAATGTATCAGATCATATATGTTTGCCCTGAGACAGTGATTCG ACTGATTAAACCACTCCAGAAGCTTGCAAAAACTCATGGAATTGCTCTTTTTGCTATTGATGAAGCTCATTGCGTATCAAAGTGGGGACATGACTTTCGTCCGGACTATAG GAAACTATCTATGTTGCGGGAAAACTTTTGTGCCAGCAGTCTGGCGTTCTTGGAGTATGATGTACCGATAATGGCATTGACTGCAACAGCCACAGCTCATGTACAGGAAGATATTCTTGACTCACTTCACCTgtcaaaggaaacaaaaactgTGCTTACTTCTTTTTTCAGGCCAAATTTACAATTTTCA GTCAAACATAGTAGAACAAAGTCTGCAGCTTCATATGCAAAGGACTTCCAAAACTTGATTGATTTATACTCTGGAAAGAGAAAGGCTACCGGGAAAAAGCTAGCAGTAATCTCACAAGGGTCAGAGGGGCAGAGTGATTTTGGTTATCACGATGCTGAAAACATCCATGAGAcagataatgatgatgatgatgaagaggatccGGAGAACTCTGTGGCAAAGCAAAACAGTTCAAATGGGAAAGAAATGTCAGAAGAGTATCTGGAAGATGAGACCGACATCTTCCAGAGTGTTGATGATTGGGATG TTGCTTGTGGCGAGTTCTGTGCAATGTCTCCTTGTGATGTCCTGGATATTCCTGATCCTTCCGGAAAGCAGACACCTGATGAATCTGGGCACAATCATAGTAACAAGGCGAAGAATCTTGAAGGACCGACAATTATTTACGTTCCTACAAGAAAGGAGAGTGTAAACGTCGCAAAATATCTCTCTGGGATTGGACTGAAGGCTGCAGCTTATAATGCAAAG TTGCCTAAAAAACATCTCAGACAAGTTCACCAAGAATTTCACGAAGATAAGCTGCAG GTTGTTGTTGCCACCATTGCGTTTGGAATGGGAATTGACAAGAAAAATGTCCGGAAAATCATCCATTATGGTTGGCCGCAG AGCTTGGAAGCATACTACCAAGAAGCTGGTCGAGCTGGAAGAGATGGGGAACTGGCTGAGTGCG TGCTCTATGCTAATCTATCGAGAGTACCAACACTTTTGCCGAGCCGTAGGAGCAAAGAACAGACAGAACAAGCTTACAAGATGCTATCTGATTGCTTCAG ATACGGAATGAATACTTCACAGTGTCGAGCGAAAATACTCGTGGAGTACTTTGGGGAGGATTTCACTTCCAAGAAGTGTAACTT ATGCGATGTTTGCACTAAAGGGCCTCCAGAGCAAGTTAATGTACGAGAGGAAGCTAATCTTTTGTTTCAA TTGCAGGCAGAGAATAGCTCTGAGCATGCATCATGTCAAGATTACGGACTCGGCAACAGCAAACAGAAGAAGTTATCTGACAAACCgaatcttttcttcttcatcaatagAATCAGGGAGCAG TCCAAAAAGTTCATGGAGATAGATCGTCTTTGGTGGAAAGGTCTTGCCCGTATCATGGAAGCCGAGGGATACATCAAAGAGATGGACAACAAG TCTCGTCGAGTTGAGATAGCTTTTATAGAGCCAACAGAAAAGGGGAGGAAGCAACTAGCTTTGGAAGATGACAAGCCACTCTATGTATACCCAGAAGCAGACATGCTGGTTTCATTGAGACAACGCAGAACATACAGCGGATTCTCATCTTGGGGAAAAGGATGGGCAGATCCAGAGATCAGACGCCAACGGTTAGAGACAATGAAACGCCCAAGAGAAAGGAAGCCACGAAGAGAACGATCACGTCAACAACAACGTCCTTTGAAGTTTCAGAAGAATGTTCCACGGAAAAGCAAAGAATAA
- the LOC103874518 gene encoding probable histone H2A.5, whose translation MESSSPAAAKPARGAGGRKGGDRKKSVSKSAKAGLQFPVGRISRYLKKGRYAIRYGAGAPVYLAAVLEYLAAEVLELAGNAARDNKKNRINPRHLCLAIRNDEELGKLLHGVTIASGGVLPNINPVLLPKRSASQTEKPEKAAKAAKSPKKA comes from the exons ATGGAGTCATCGTCACCAGCAGCAGCGAAGCCGGCGAGAGGCGCAGGAGGAAGGAAAGGAGGTGATCGGAAGAAGAGTGTTTCCAAGTCGGCCAAGGCTGGTCTTCAGTTCCCCGTCGGTCGTATCTCTCGTTACTTGAAGAAAGGTCGTTACGCGATCAGGTACGGCGCCGGTGCTCCCGTTTACCTCGCCGCCGTTCTCGAGTACCTCGCCGCCGAG GTTCTGGAGCTTGCGGGGAACGCAGCGAGGGACAATAAGAAGAACAGGATAAACCCGAGGCATCTCTGCTTGGCGATAAGGAACGATGAGGAATTGGGGAAACTGCTCCACGGAGTCACCATCGCGAGCGGTGGAGTTCTTCCGAACATCAACCCGGTTCTTCTTCCGAAGAGATCCGCATCTCAAACTGAGAAGCCTGAGAAAGCAGCTAAAGCTGCTAAATCTCCCAAGAAGGCTTAA
- the LOC103874516 gene encoding 40S ribosomal protein S21-2 yields MQNEEGQVTELYIPRKCSATNRMITSKDHASVQLNIGHLDADGIYTGQFTTLALCGFVRAQGDADSGVDRLWQKKKVEAKQI; encoded by the exons ATGCAGAACGAAGAGGGTCAGGTCACGGAACTCTACATTCCTAGGAAATG CTCTGCTACTAACCGGATGATCACATCAAAGGACCATGCCTCGGTGCAACTCAACATTGGTCATTTAGATGCTGATGGCATCTACACCGGTCAATTCACTACCTTGGCTCTCTGCGGTTTTGTTCGTGCCCAG GGAGACGCTGACAGTGGAGTGGACAGGCTGTGGCAGAAGAAGAAGGTCGAAGCCAAACAAATCTAA
- the LOC103874515 gene encoding sm-like protein LSM4 has protein sequence MLPLSLLKTAQGHPMLVELKNGETYNGHLVNCDTWMNIHLREVICTSKDGDRFWRMPECYIRGNTIKYLRVPDEVIDKVQEEKTRTDRKPPGVGRGRGRGMDDGGARGRGRGAPMAKMSGNRGAGRGRG, from the exons ATG CTTCCTCTTTCGCTGCTCAAGACTGCTCAAGGGCATCCCATG CTTGTGGAGCTCAAGAATGGCGAGACATACAATGGGCATTTAGTGAATTGTGATACGTGGATGAACATTCATCTTCGTGAAGTCATCTGCACATCAAAG GACGGAGACAGGTTTTGGAGGATGCCGGAGTGTTACATCCGCGGTAACACGATCAAGTACCTTCGAGTTCCAGATGAG GTGATTGATAAAGTACAGGAGGAGAAGACCCGCACAG ATAGGAAACCACCAGGGGTTGGCCGTGGGAGAGGACGTGGTATGGATGATGGAGGGGCCAGAGGCCGTGGCCGAGGAGCTCCAATGGCGAAGATGAGTGGCAACAGAG GAGCAGGTCGTGGGCGTGGTTGA
- the LOC103874517 gene encoding ATP-dependent DNA helicase Q-like SIM isoform X2 — MEELDSSSVEVVMKLVEMGFAKLDALEAVKAVGKSCGDAVEYLLKRTGGFSSASSLCSAKNNSNKTLGKRSLPSSFASGSMRQSSLLDHFGSVDKNKKKCVSFGTAVVSDPSEEMRKSPPLVFTESSGCSEGSSTWEISVNSILRNRFGISSLKSFQREALSTWVAHKDCLVLAATGSGKSLCFQIPALLTGKVVVVISPLISLMHDQCLKLSTHKVSACFLGSGQLDNRIEQKAMQGMYQIIYVCPETVIRLIKPLQKLAKTHGIALFAIDEAHCVSKWGHDFRPDYRKLSMLRENFCASSLAFLEYDVPIMALTATATAHVQEDILDSLHLSKETKTVLTSFFRPNLQFSVKHSRTKSAASYAKDFQNLIDLYSGKRKATGKKLAVISQGSEGQSDFGYHDAENIHETDNDDDDEEDPENSVAKQNSSNGKEMSEEYLEDETDIFQSVDDWDVACGEFCAMSPCDVLDIPDPSGKQTPDESGHNHSNKAKNLEGPTIIYVPTRKESVNVAKYLSGIGLKAAAYNAKLPKKHLRQVHQEFHEDKLQVVVATIAFGMGIDKKNVRKIIHYGWPQSLEAYYQEAGRAGRDGELAECVLYANLSRVPTLLPSRRSKEQTEQAYKMLSDCFRYGMNTSQCRAKILVEYFGEDFTSKKCNLCDVCTKGPPEQVNVREEANLLFQVISAFHAENSSEHASCQDYGLGNSKQKKLSDKPNLFFFINRIREQSKKFMEIDRLWWKGLARIMEAEGYIKEMDNKSRRVEIAFIEPTEKGRKQLALEDDKPLYVYPEADMLVSLRQRRTYSGFSSWGKGWADPEIRRQRLETMKRPRERKPRRERSRQQQRPLKFQKNVPRKSKE, encoded by the exons ATGGAAGAGCTAGATTCGTCTTCTGTCGAGGTTGTGATGAAGCTTGTCGAAATGGGTTTTGCAAAACTGGATGCTTTGGAAGCTGTAAAAGCTGTAGGGAAGTCATGTGGTGACGCTGTTGAGTATCTTCTGAAGAGAACTGGTGGATTCTCTTCTGCTAGTTCACTATGTTCTGCAAAGAATAATAGTAACAAGACCCTTGGCAAGAGATCTTTGCCGTCTTCGTTTGCCTCCGGTTCAATGCGGCAATCGAGTCTCCTTGACCATTTTGGATCCGTGGATAAGAACAAGAAGAAATGCGTCAGCTTTGGGACTGCAGTAGTGTCTGATCCTTCAGAAGAGATGAGAAAGTCTCCTCCTTTGGTGTTTACTGAGTCAAGTGGTTGCTCAGAGGGTTCGTCAACTTGGGAGATAAGTGTTAATTCTATACTACGGAACCGGTTTGGTATTTCGTCCCTGAAAAGTTTCCAAAGGGAGGCTTTGTCAACGTGGGTTGCTCACAAGGACTGTCTTGTTCTAGCTGCAACAGGATCTG GAAAATCTCTTTGCTTTCAGATTCCTGCATTACTGACTGGAAAAGTTGTTGTCGTGATCTCGCCTTTGATAAGCCTGATGCATGATCAGTGCCTTAAGCTGTCAACGCACAAAGTCTCTGCTTGTTTTCTTGGTTCAGGCCAGCTTGATAATCGTATAGAACAGAAGGCAATGCAGGGAATGTATCAGATCATATATGTTTGCCCTGAGACAGTGATTCG ACTGATTAAACCACTCCAGAAGCTTGCAAAAACTCATGGAATTGCTCTTTTTGCTATTGATGAAGCTCATTGCGTATCAAAGTGGGGACATGACTTTCGTCCGGACTATAG GAAACTATCTATGTTGCGGGAAAACTTTTGTGCCAGCAGTCTGGCGTTCTTGGAGTATGATGTACCGATAATGGCATTGACTGCAACAGCCACAGCTCATGTACAGGAAGATATTCTTGACTCACTTCACCTgtcaaaggaaacaaaaactgTGCTTACTTCTTTTTTCAGGCCAAATTTACAATTTTCA GTCAAACATAGTAGAACAAAGTCTGCAGCTTCATATGCAAAGGACTTCCAAAACTTGATTGATTTATACTCTGGAAAGAGAAAGGCTACCGGGAAAAAGCTAGCAGTAATCTCACAAGGGTCAGAGGGGCAGAGTGATTTTGGTTATCACGATGCTGAAAACATCCATGAGAcagataatgatgatgatgatgaagaggatccGGAGAACTCTGTGGCAAAGCAAAACAGTTCAAATGGGAAAGAAATGTCAGAAGAGTATCTGGAAGATGAGACCGACATCTTCCAGAGTGTTGATGATTGGGATG TTGCTTGTGGCGAGTTCTGTGCAATGTCTCCTTGTGATGTCCTGGATATTCCTGATCCTTCCGGAAAGCAGACACCTGATGAATCTGGGCACAATCATAGTAACAAGGCGAAGAATCTTGAAGGACCGACAATTATTTACGTTCCTACAAGAAAGGAGAGTGTAAACGTCGCAAAATATCTCTCTGGGATTGGACTGAAGGCTGCAGCTTATAATGCAAAG TTGCCTAAAAAACATCTCAGACAAGTTCACCAAGAATTTCACGAAGATAAGCTGCAG GTTGTTGTTGCCACCATTGCGTTTGGAATGGGAATTGACAAGAAAAATGTCCGGAAAATCATCCATTATGGTTGGCCGCAG AGCTTGGAAGCATACTACCAAGAAGCTGGTCGAGCTGGAAGAGATGGGGAACTGGCTGAGTGCG TGCTCTATGCTAATCTATCGAGAGTACCAACACTTTTGCCGAGCCGTAGGAGCAAAGAACAGACAGAACAAGCTTACAAGATGCTATCTGATTGCTTCAG ATACGGAATGAATACTTCACAGTGTCGAGCGAAAATACTCGTGGAGTACTTTGGGGAGGATTTCACTTCCAAGAAGTGTAACTT ATGCGATGTTTGCACTAAAGGGCCTCCAGAGCAAGTTAATGTACGAGAGGAAGCTAATCTTTTGTTTCAAGTAATCTCTGCCTTTCAC GCAGAGAATAGCTCTGAGCATGCATCATGTCAAGATTACGGACTCGGCAACAGCAAACAGAAGAAGTTATCTGACAAACCgaatcttttcttcttcatcaatagAATCAGGGAGCAG TCCAAAAAGTTCATGGAGATAGATCGTCTTTGGTGGAAAGGTCTTGCCCGTATCATGGAAGCCGAGGGATACATCAAAGAGATGGACAACAAG TCTCGTCGAGTTGAGATAGCTTTTATAGAGCCAACAGAAAAGGGGAGGAAGCAACTAGCTTTGGAAGATGACAAGCCACTCTATGTATACCCAGAAGCAGACATGCTGGTTTCATTGAGACAACGCAGAACATACAGCGGATTCTCATCTTGGGGAAAAGGATGGGCAGATCCAGAGATCAGACGCCAACGGTTAGAGACAATGAAACGCCCAAGAGAAAGGAAGCCACGAAGAGAACGATCACGTCAACAACAACGTCCTTTGAAGTTTCAGAAGAATGTTCCACGGAAAAGCAAAGAATAA
- the LOC103874520 gene encoding putative protease Do-like 14 translates to MMNLLRSAVSSSKRSSLLRIVAVATATSGVVYSTDTGTRISMAIPEPFQISQSLINRTEQSLFGNLAAFSARVSPKPEAAASNDEKRAHVEDSDSVKPPSGGFLGRDTIANAAARIGPAVVNLSVPQGFHGITTGKSIGSGTIIDADGTILTCAHVVVDFQSIRQSSKGRVDVTLQDGRTFEGVVLNADLQSDIALVKINSKTPLPTAKLGFSSKLRPGDWVIAVGCPLSLQNTITAGIVSCVDRKSSDLGLRGTGREYLQTDCAINAGNSGGPLVNLDGEVIGVNIMKVLAADGLGFSVPIDSVSKIIEHFKKSGRVIRPWIGLKMIELNKMIIAQLKERYPMFPDVEKGILVPTVIPGSPADRAGFKPGDVVVRFDGKPVETIKELIEIMDDRVGQRIRVVVERSSKETVTLEVIPEEANPDM, encoded by the exons ATGATGAATTTGCTG AGAAGTGCGGTCTCATCTTCTAAGCGAAGCTCGCTTCTTCGCATAGTCGCTGTTGCTACCGCTACTTCTGGAGTTGTTTATAGTACTGATACAG GAACGAGAATATCAATGGCTATCCCAGAACCTTTTCAGATCTCACAGAGTTTGATTAATCGCACAGAGCAAAGCTTGTTTG GAAATTTGGCGGCGTTTTCTGCCAGAGTTAGTCCAAAACCAGAAGCAGCTGCAAGTAACGATGAGAAGAGAGCTCATGTTGAAGATTCGGATAGTGTGAAACCACCGAGTGGTGGGTTCTTGGGGAGGGATACAATCGCCAATGCGGCTGCAAGAATTGGACCAGCTGTTGTCAATCTATCTGTTCCTCAAG gatTTCATGGGATTACTACTGGAAAGAGTATCGGTTCTGGAACGATCATTGACGCTGATGGCACAATACTGACTTGTGCTCACGTTGTAGTCGATTTTCAGAGCATTCGCCAGTCATCTAAAGGAAGG GTTGATGTGACACTGCAAGATGGTAGGACGTTTGAAGGTGTGGTGCTGAATGCTGATTTACAGTCTGACATTGCATTAGTGAAGATAAACTCAAAGACTCCATTGCCAACTGCTAAACTTGGTTTCTCGAGTAAGCTTCGTCCAGGGGACTGGGTAATAGCTGTCGGCTGTCCTCTTTCTCTTCAGAATACAATAACCGCCGGTATCGTTAG CTGTGTTGATCGCAAAAGCAGTGATTTGGGTTTAAGAGGCACAGGTAGAGAATACCTCCAAACAGACTGTGCCATCAATGCT GGAAACTCAGGCGGGCCTCTTGTGAATTTGGACGGAGAAGTGATCGGTGTTAACATCATGAAAGTCTTAGCTGCAGATGGGCTCGGCTTCTCTGTGCCAATTGATTCAGTCTCCAAAATTATCGAGCATTTCAAGAAAAGCGG TAGAGTAATTCGTCCATGGATTGGGCTAAAAATGATCGAACTCAACAAAATGATCATTGCTCAGCTTAAAGAACGATACCCGATGTTTCCTGATGTGGAAAAAGGCATTCTTGTCCCTACG GTGATTCCAGGAtcaccagctgatcgagctggaTTCAAACCAGGTGATGTTGTTGTGAGATTTGACGGCAAGCCGGTCGAGACCATCAAAGAG TTAATAGAGATAATGGACGATAGAGTTGGGCAGCGGATCCGAGTAGTAGTGGAAAGATCAAGTAAAGAAACGGTCACACTAGAAGTCATTCCTGAGGAGGCTAATCCAGACATGTGA
- the LOC103874517 gene encoding ATP-dependent DNA helicase Q-like SIM isoform X1: MEELDSSSVEVVMKLVEMGFAKLDALEAVKAVGKSCGDAVEYLLKRTGGFSSASSLCSAKNNSNKTLGKRSLPSSFASGSMRQSSLLDHFGSVDKNKKKCVSFGTAVVSDPSEEMRKSPPLVFTESSGCSEGSSTWEISVNSILRNRFGISSLKSFQREALSTWVAHKDCLVLAATGSGKSLCFQIPALLTGKVVVVISPLISLMHDQCLKLSTHKVSACFLGSGQLDNRIEQKAMQGMYQIIYVCPETVIRLIKPLQKLAKTHGIALFAIDEAHCVSKWGHDFRPDYRKLSMLRENFCASSLAFLEYDVPIMALTATATAHVQEDILDSLHLSKETKTVLTSFFRPNLQFSVKHSRTKSAASYAKDFQNLIDLYSGKRKATGKKLAVISQGSEGQSDFGYHDAENIHETDNDDDDEEDPENSVAKQNSSNGKEMSEEYLEDETDIFQSVDDWDVACGEFCAMSPCDVLDIPDPSGKQTPDESGHNHSNKAKNLEGPTIIYVPTRKESVNVAKYLSGIGLKAAAYNAKLPKKHLRQVHQEFHEDKLQVVVATIAFGMGIDKKNVRKIIHYGWPQSLEAYYQEAGRAGRDGELAECVLYANLSRVPTLLPSRRSKEQTEQAYKMLSDCFRYGMNTSQCRAKILVEYFGEDFTSKKCNLCDVCTKGPPEQVNVREEANLLFQVISAFHLQAENSSEHASCQDYGLGNSKQKKLSDKPNLFFFINRIREQSKKFMEIDRLWWKGLARIMEAEGYIKEMDNKSRRVEIAFIEPTEKGRKQLALEDDKPLYVYPEADMLVSLRQRRTYSGFSSWGKGWADPEIRRQRLETMKRPRERKPRRERSRQQQRPLKFQKNVPRKSKE; the protein is encoded by the exons ATGGAAGAGCTAGATTCGTCTTCTGTCGAGGTTGTGATGAAGCTTGTCGAAATGGGTTTTGCAAAACTGGATGCTTTGGAAGCTGTAAAAGCTGTAGGGAAGTCATGTGGTGACGCTGTTGAGTATCTTCTGAAGAGAACTGGTGGATTCTCTTCTGCTAGTTCACTATGTTCTGCAAAGAATAATAGTAACAAGACCCTTGGCAAGAGATCTTTGCCGTCTTCGTTTGCCTCCGGTTCAATGCGGCAATCGAGTCTCCTTGACCATTTTGGATCCGTGGATAAGAACAAGAAGAAATGCGTCAGCTTTGGGACTGCAGTAGTGTCTGATCCTTCAGAAGAGATGAGAAAGTCTCCTCCTTTGGTGTTTACTGAGTCAAGTGGTTGCTCAGAGGGTTCGTCAACTTGGGAGATAAGTGTTAATTCTATACTACGGAACCGGTTTGGTATTTCGTCCCTGAAAAGTTTCCAAAGGGAGGCTTTGTCAACGTGGGTTGCTCACAAGGACTGTCTTGTTCTAGCTGCAACAGGATCTG GAAAATCTCTTTGCTTTCAGATTCCTGCATTACTGACTGGAAAAGTTGTTGTCGTGATCTCGCCTTTGATAAGCCTGATGCATGATCAGTGCCTTAAGCTGTCAACGCACAAAGTCTCTGCTTGTTTTCTTGGTTCAGGCCAGCTTGATAATCGTATAGAACAGAAGGCAATGCAGGGAATGTATCAGATCATATATGTTTGCCCTGAGACAGTGATTCG ACTGATTAAACCACTCCAGAAGCTTGCAAAAACTCATGGAATTGCTCTTTTTGCTATTGATGAAGCTCATTGCGTATCAAAGTGGGGACATGACTTTCGTCCGGACTATAG GAAACTATCTATGTTGCGGGAAAACTTTTGTGCCAGCAGTCTGGCGTTCTTGGAGTATGATGTACCGATAATGGCATTGACTGCAACAGCCACAGCTCATGTACAGGAAGATATTCTTGACTCACTTCACCTgtcaaaggaaacaaaaactgTGCTTACTTCTTTTTTCAGGCCAAATTTACAATTTTCA GTCAAACATAGTAGAACAAAGTCTGCAGCTTCATATGCAAAGGACTTCCAAAACTTGATTGATTTATACTCTGGAAAGAGAAAGGCTACCGGGAAAAAGCTAGCAGTAATCTCACAAGGGTCAGAGGGGCAGAGTGATTTTGGTTATCACGATGCTGAAAACATCCATGAGAcagataatgatgatgatgatgaagaggatccGGAGAACTCTGTGGCAAAGCAAAACAGTTCAAATGGGAAAGAAATGTCAGAAGAGTATCTGGAAGATGAGACCGACATCTTCCAGAGTGTTGATGATTGGGATG TTGCTTGTGGCGAGTTCTGTGCAATGTCTCCTTGTGATGTCCTGGATATTCCTGATCCTTCCGGAAAGCAGACACCTGATGAATCTGGGCACAATCATAGTAACAAGGCGAAGAATCTTGAAGGACCGACAATTATTTACGTTCCTACAAGAAAGGAGAGTGTAAACGTCGCAAAATATCTCTCTGGGATTGGACTGAAGGCTGCAGCTTATAATGCAAAG TTGCCTAAAAAACATCTCAGACAAGTTCACCAAGAATTTCACGAAGATAAGCTGCAG GTTGTTGTTGCCACCATTGCGTTTGGAATGGGAATTGACAAGAAAAATGTCCGGAAAATCATCCATTATGGTTGGCCGCAG AGCTTGGAAGCATACTACCAAGAAGCTGGTCGAGCTGGAAGAGATGGGGAACTGGCTGAGTGCG TGCTCTATGCTAATCTATCGAGAGTACCAACACTTTTGCCGAGCCGTAGGAGCAAAGAACAGACAGAACAAGCTTACAAGATGCTATCTGATTGCTTCAG ATACGGAATGAATACTTCACAGTGTCGAGCGAAAATACTCGTGGAGTACTTTGGGGAGGATTTCACTTCCAAGAAGTGTAACTT ATGCGATGTTTGCACTAAAGGGCCTCCAGAGCAAGTTAATGTACGAGAGGAAGCTAATCTTTTGTTTCAAGTAATCTCTGCCTTTCAC TTGCAGGCAGAGAATAGCTCTGAGCATGCATCATGTCAAGATTACGGACTCGGCAACAGCAAACAGAAGAAGTTATCTGACAAACCgaatcttttcttcttcatcaatagAATCAGGGAGCAG TCCAAAAAGTTCATGGAGATAGATCGTCTTTGGTGGAAAGGTCTTGCCCGTATCATGGAAGCCGAGGGATACATCAAAGAGATGGACAACAAG TCTCGTCGAGTTGAGATAGCTTTTATAGAGCCAACAGAAAAGGGGAGGAAGCAACTAGCTTTGGAAGATGACAAGCCACTCTATGTATACCCAGAAGCAGACATGCTGGTTTCATTGAGACAACGCAGAACATACAGCGGATTCTCATCTTGGGGAAAAGGATGGGCAGATCCAGAGATCAGACGCCAACGGTTAGAGACAATGAAACGCCCAAGAGAAAGGAAGCCACGAAGAGAACGATCACGTCAACAACAACGTCCTTTGAAGTTTCAGAAGAATGTTCCACGGAAAAGCAAAGAATAA